A stretch of the Dechloromonas sp. TW-R-39-2 genome encodes the following:
- a CDS encoding FecR domain-containing protein, protein MTMKQVLCATAVGMALCAQPALAEVPAGMVKTANGTVNIERSGQKLAAAVGTPVYQSDRLRTGSDGSVGVTLRDQTILSAGPNSLVAVDKFNFDNTTQAGAMSILIRKGTLLVASGRIAKQTPESVDFHTPTSVLGVRGTEFVIEVDGSDDE, encoded by the coding sequence ATGACAATGAAGCAAGTACTTTGCGCAACGGCTGTCGGTATGGCGCTGTGCGCCCAGCCGGCGTTGGCCGAGGTGCCGGCCGGGATGGTCAAGACGGCCAACGGCACCGTCAATATCGAGCGTTCAGGCCAGAAGCTGGCCGCAGCGGTAGGTACGCCGGTGTATCAGTCGGATCGCTTGCGTACCGGCAGCGATGGTTCGGTCGGTGTCACCTTGCGCGACCAGACCATTCTTTCGGCAGGGCCGAACTCGCTGGTCGCGGTCGATAAATTCAATTTTGACAACACGACGCAGGCTGGCGCGATGTCCATCCTGATCCGCAAAGGTACCTTGCTTGTGGCTTCTGGCCGGATAGCCAAGCAGACACCGGAGTCGGTCGATTTCCATACGCCAACTTCAGTGCTGGGCGTGCGCGGCACGGAATTCGTCATCGAGGTTGATGGGAGTGACGATGAATAA
- a CDS encoding LysR family transcriptional regulator yields the protein MADRRLQVFHAVAKHLSFTRAADALFMTQPAVTFQIKQLEEQFATRLFERRHGSISLTPAGELVLGYAVKILALSDEMETRLSEMTGEMRGPLLVGASTTIAEFMLPRVLGEFNALYPQVRARLIVANSESIEGRVAEHTLDVGLIEAPAKIAGLSSQICCEDELQVICAPDYPLADKKSVTPRMLADYEYISREPGSGTREITDDYFRRNKVAPEGLKVQMELGSPEALKGVVSTGLGFAIVSRAVVDKETQLGVLASVPLDPPLTRSLYLVHPNDRFQSRVTGTFIEFAKSKLKELAS from the coding sequence ATGGCCGATCGGCGTTTGCAGGTTTTTCATGCCGTAGCCAAGCACTTGAGTTTTACCCGGGCGGCCGATGCCTTGTTCATGACCCAGCCGGCGGTTACTTTCCAGATCAAGCAACTGGAAGAACAATTTGCCACGCGTCTCTTCGAGCGCCGCCACGGCAGCATTTCCCTGACGCCGGCCGGCGAGCTGGTGCTGGGTTATGCCGTCAAGATCCTTGCGTTGTCGGACGAAATGGAAACCCGCCTGTCGGAAATGACCGGCGAAATGCGTGGCCCCTTGCTGGTTGGCGCCAGTACGACGATTGCCGAATTCATGCTGCCGCGCGTCCTTGGCGAATTCAATGCGTTGTATCCCCAGGTTCGGGCCCGACTGATCGTTGCCAATTCGGAAAGTATTGAAGGTCGTGTTGCCGAACATACACTGGATGTCGGCCTGATTGAGGCGCCGGCCAAAATCGCCGGTTTGAGCAGCCAGATCTGTTGTGAGGATGAGTTGCAGGTGATTTGTGCCCCGGACTATCCTCTGGCCGATAAAAAATCGGTCACTCCGCGCATGCTGGCCGATTACGAATATATCTCCCGCGAGCCGGGCTCCGGGACGCGTGAAATTACCGATGATTACTTTCGTCGCAACAAGGTGGCGCCGGAAGGGCTCAAGGTCCAGATGGAACTTGGCAGCCCGGAGGCGCTCAAGGGCGTTGTATCCACCGGGCTCGGTTTTGCCATCGTCTCGCGTGCCGTGGTCGACAAGGAAACACAACTGGGCGTGCTTGCTTCGGTTCCTCTCGATCCACCGCTGACACGCAGTCTCTATCTGGTTCATCCGAACGACCGTTTCCAGTCCCGGGTGACCGGCACCTTTATCGAATTTGCCAAGAGCAAGCTGAAAGAACTGGCTTCATGA
- the lplT gene encoding lysophospholipid transporter LplT, with amino-acid sequence MPFGFYIIMAAQFFSALADNALLIAAIAALREMHAPSEYEPLLKTFFTVSYVLLAAFVGAFADSMPKWRVMFISNGIKIAGCSMMFFGAHPLLAYAVVGLGAAAYSPAKYGILTEYLPARLLVVANGWIEGLTVGAIILGVVIGGTLIRPDIAQHLLAFDFPLIDTGVDTTGEMALSIVAVLYILASIFNLYVPDTGVDHKQLKKNPLFLIHEFNHCLALLWRDKLGQISLAVTTLFWGAGATLQFIVIKWSEVALNLDLSKASMLQGVVAVGVAAGAIIAAKFITLRKSVRVIPLGIAMGLIVLVMNFVHSLWLAVPLLILIGGLSGFFVVPMNALLQHRGHILMGAGHSIAVQNFNENISILIMTGLYYLMIKMNLSIYWVVTLFGICVSGLMYLIRQRHLANQALRDDVQHLDDSTHH; translated from the coding sequence GTGCCTTTCGGCTTCTATATCATCATGGCCGCGCAATTTTTTTCCGCGCTGGCCGACAATGCCCTGCTCATTGCTGCTATTGCTGCGCTGCGTGAAATGCACGCACCGAGCGAATACGAGCCATTGCTCAAAACTTTTTTCACCGTTTCCTACGTCCTGCTGGCCGCCTTCGTTGGCGCCTTCGCCGACTCGATGCCCAAGTGGCGCGTCATGTTCATCAGCAACGGGATCAAGATTGCCGGTTGCAGCATGATGTTCTTTGGTGCTCACCCACTGCTTGCCTACGCCGTCGTCGGCCTCGGTGCCGCGGCCTACTCGCCGGCCAAATACGGCATTCTCACCGAATACCTGCCAGCCCGCCTGCTGGTCGTTGCCAATGGCTGGATCGAGGGTCTGACCGTCGGAGCGATCATCCTTGGCGTCGTTATCGGCGGCACGCTGATCCGGCCTGATATTGCCCAGCATCTGCTTGCCTTTGATTTCCCGCTGATTGACACCGGGGTGGACACCACCGGCGAAATGGCCTTGAGCATCGTTGCCGTGCTCTACATTCTGGCCTCGATCTTCAACCTTTACGTCCCGGATACCGGCGTAGACCACAAGCAGCTGAAGAAAAATCCGCTCTTCCTGATTCATGAATTCAATCACTGCCTTGCCCTGCTCTGGCGCGACAAGCTCGGCCAGATTTCACTGGCAGTCACCACGCTCTTCTGGGGGGCCGGCGCGACCCTGCAGTTCATCGTCATCAAATGGTCGGAAGTCGCCCTCAATCTTGACTTGTCAAAAGCATCGATGCTGCAAGGTGTTGTTGCGGTCGGCGTCGCTGCCGGAGCGATCATTGCGGCGAAATTCATCACCCTGAGAAAATCCGTTCGCGTCATCCCGCTCGGTATCGCCATGGGCCTGATCGTTCTGGTGATGAATTTCGTTCACAGCCTCTGGCTGGCCGTTCCCCTGCTTATCCTGATTGGTGGGTTGTCGGGCTTCTTCGTCGTGCCGATGAACGCACTGCTCCAGCATCGCGGCCACATCCTGATGGGCGCAGGCCATTCGATCGCCGTTCAGAATTTCAACGAAAACATTTCCATCCTGATCATGACCGGCTTGTATTACCTGATGATCAAGATGAACCTGTCAATCTACTGGGTTGTGACGCTCTTCGGCATCTGTGTCAGCGGCCTGATGTATCTCATCCGGCAACGCCATCTTGCTAATCAGGCGCTGCGTGATGATGTCCAGCATCTTGATGACAGCACTCACCACTAG
- the alr gene encoding alanine racemase — protein sequence MKTSRPIRARISPEAIRHNYQLAKKIAPASKAWAVIKANAYGHGQWRAVEALREVADGFAVLECENALALREAGITQPILLLEGFFSARDVRAVIEHRLTTVIHCAEQLEMLLGSATSETRLDICLKLNTGMNRLGFDAPGLQAALTVLAGFPGIAVTLMSHFAEADGERGIDWQLERFAAMAGNWPGPVCLANSAAILRHPGSHTDWVRPGIMLYGASPFDDQTAVELGLKPAMALESAIIGIQNLLPGDRVGYGGSFTANQPMRIGIVACGYADGYPRHAPSGTPMLVMGQRTRTVGRVSMDMMACDLSHIPAAGLGSPVTLWGRGIAGELPADEVAAAAGTIAYELFCALASRVPVSVGDI from the coding sequence ATGAAAACATCTCGTCCGATCCGTGCCCGAATCTCTCCGGAGGCCATTCGTCACAATTACCAACTGGCCAAAAAAATCGCGCCCGCCTCGAAAGCCTGGGCGGTGATCAAGGCCAATGCCTACGGCCATGGTCAATGGCGTGCCGTCGAGGCATTGCGCGAGGTGGCTGACGGTTTTGCCGTGCTTGAGTGCGAAAACGCGCTGGCTTTGCGTGAAGCCGGCATCACGCAGCCGATTTTGCTGCTTGAAGGGTTTTTCAGTGCGCGTGATGTTCGCGCGGTGATCGAGCATCGTTTGACGACAGTCATTCATTGTGCCGAGCAACTTGAGATGCTGCTCGGTTCGGCTACATCGGAAACCCGCCTTGATATCTGTCTCAAGCTGAATACGGGGATGAATCGTCTGGGATTCGATGCGCCGGGCTTGCAGGCAGCGCTCACGGTGCTAGCTGGCTTTCCCGGCATTGCGGTCACCTTGATGAGTCACTTTGCCGAAGCCGATGGTGAGCGGGGTATCGATTGGCAGTTGGAGCGCTTCGCAGCCATGGCCGGAAACTGGCCGGGGCCGGTTTGCCTGGCGAATTCGGCGGCCATTCTGCGCCATCCGGGAAGCCATACCGACTGGGTCCGGCCAGGCATCATGCTTTATGGTGCCAGTCCGTTTGATGATCAAACTGCGGTTGAGCTTGGGCTGAAGCCGGCAATGGCGCTGGAAAGTGCCATCATCGGTATCCAGAACCTGCTTCCGGGAGATCGGGTCGGTTATGGCGGTAGTTTTACTGCGAACCAGCCGATGCGCATTGGTATCGTTGCTTGTGGGTATGCCGATGGTTATCCGCGGCATGCGCCCAGCGGTACGCCGATGCTGGTCATGGGCCAGCGGACGCGGACCGTCGGCCGGGTTTCGATGGATATGATGGCCTGCGACCTGAGTCACATCCCAGCGGCCGGTCTCGGTTCGCCGGTGACGCTCTGGGGGCGCGGCATTGCCGGCGAGTTGCCGGCTGACGAGGTTGCTGCGGCAGCCGGTACGATTGCCTACGAACTGTTTTGTGCACTGGCATCCCGCGTGCCGGTCAGCGTTGGGGATATTTGA
- a CDS encoding uracil-DNA glycosylase family protein, giving the protein MSLSREQMLAEMGITPRWVLREDSPLRPAAVPDQPDQCTVVAEPVPVSVSAPEVAVPVAMPVSRKAPQVSPSSVAVDGLDWPDLAHTVANCRACTLCEQRKQAVLGVGDLNPDWLFVGEGPGADEDVKGEPFVGQAGKLLDAMLASLDIARGNKVYIANAVKCRPPGNRTPEAGEMASCRPYLERQIALLKPKIIVLLGKAAVHAVLGEDKSLASLRGQPFEYGGVPVVVTYHPAYLLRNLPEKAKAWEDLLFARRILRQAASPNLPF; this is encoded by the coding sequence ATGAGCCTGAGCCGCGAGCAAATGCTGGCCGAGATGGGCATTACGCCACGCTGGGTGCTGCGTGAGGACTCTCCGTTGCGGCCGGCGGCAGTGCCCGATCAGCCTGATCAGTGCACTGTTGTTGCCGAGCCTGTCCCGGTTTCCGTGAGCGCACCTGAAGTAGCTGTTCCGGTGGCCATGCCGGTTTCTCGCAAGGCGCCGCAGGTGTCGCCATCCAGTGTCGCGGTCGACGGTCTGGATTGGCCGGATTTGGCTCATACGGTGGCCAACTGTCGTGCCTGTACCTTGTGCGAGCAGCGCAAGCAGGCCGTGCTGGGCGTTGGTGACCTCAATCCTGACTGGCTGTTCGTTGGTGAAGGGCCTGGCGCCGATGAGGACGTCAAGGGCGAGCCCTTTGTCGGCCAGGCCGGCAAGTTGCTTGATGCCATGCTGGCATCGCTCGATATTGCACGCGGCAACAAGGTTTATATCGCCAATGCCGTAAAGTGCCGTCCGCCCGGCAATCGAACGCCGGAAGCAGGTGAAATGGCCAGTTGCCGGCCATATCTTGAGCGCCAGATCGCACTGCTCAAACCCAAAATCATCGTTCTGCTGGGCAAGGCTGCGGTACATGCCGTGCTTGGCGAGGACAAATCGCTGGCATCGTTACGTGGCCAGCCATTCGAGTATGGCGGTGTGCCTGTGGTGGTGACTTATCACCCGGCCTACCTGCTGCGCAATCTTCCCGAAAAGGCCAAAGCCTGGGAAGATTTGCTGTTTGCCCGTCGAATCCTGCGTCAGGCCGCTTCGCCGAACTTGCCGTTCTAG
- a CDS encoding ABC transporter permease produces the protein MIRLAWRLLGRELRSGELRLLFAALAIAVASVTAVGFFADRIRLALEREAQQLMGGDLLLIADQAWSPEVLGETRQQRLQLAETLIFPSMVMTGEQVQLADIKAVGSSYPLRGQLSVTTRAGAESVAVDHGPEPGFVWLDERLAGALKIDVGGTLTVGLLRLKVGGILLQEPDRGVNFFTLAPRLMMHQDDLPASGLIQEGARISYRLLLAGESERIAAFKNWLEPRLLRGQRLENTQNARPEIRSALDRAQRFLGLATLLTVILAAVAVVLAARRYMQRHLDACAVMRCLGLTQRRLVGLHFLIYCGLAILAAACGCLLGFLAHFALLQSLSSWLGISLPLPGWLPVWQGCAVAAVLLFGFALPPLIQLGQVPVLRVLRRELGAPKASLLGAYLFGLAWLAALVVLVAGDWRMGGLAFAGFACAFGVFWLIARLAVRAAAPFRHGGGFGWRQGLANFSRHGTASSIQIVALAIGLMAMLLLTVTRVELLDAWRKATPPDAPNRFLINIQPHQRDALARLLADAGIQAELAPMARARLLQIGERRVSAASFPEDERAQRLVEREFNLSWRQSLPPGNSLAAGRWFSTEELGQGVASVEAGLAKTLRIQLGDDLLFSVAGVEKKLRVVNLRKLDWESMRVNFFVLTPPGIMDEVATSYITSFHLPPGNSTLNGQLLSQFPNITLIDVSALLRQLETVMSQVSAAIQFIFLFTLVAGGVVLYSALFSAFDERRHALALMRALGAQRRQLRQAMIVELAATGALAGLIAALGAELLGQLIARQVFQMALATNFTLFFGAALIGAALSTSTGWLALRALLATPPLQVLRNGL, from the coding sequence ATGATCCGTCTGGCCTGGCGGCTTCTCGGGCGCGAACTGCGCTCCGGCGAGCTGCGCCTGTTGTTTGCTGCCTTGGCCATTGCGGTTGCTTCGGTGACGGCCGTCGGCTTTTTTGCCGACCGGATTCGGCTGGCGCTTGAGCGTGAGGCGCAGCAACTGATGGGCGGCGATTTGTTGTTGATCGCTGATCAGGCCTGGTCGCCCGAGGTGCTCGGTGAAACGCGGCAGCAGAGGTTGCAACTGGCTGAAACCCTGATTTTCCCCAGCATGGTCATGACTGGCGAGCAAGTACAACTGGCCGATATCAAGGCGGTCGGCAGCAGCTATCCCTTGCGCGGGCAGTTGTCTGTGACAACACGGGCCGGGGCCGAGAGTGTTGCGGTCGACCATGGCCCCGAGCCCGGTTTCGTGTGGCTCGACGAGCGTCTGGCCGGTGCGCTGAAAATTGATGTCGGGGGAACGTTGACCGTCGGATTACTCCGCCTGAAGGTGGGCGGCATCCTGCTCCAGGAGCCGGATCGTGGCGTCAATTTCTTTACCTTGGCGCCGCGCCTGATGATGCACCAGGATGACTTGCCGGCGAGTGGCTTGATTCAGGAAGGTGCGCGCATCAGCTACCGCTTGTTACTGGCCGGCGAATCCGAGCGCATTGCGGCTTTCAAAAACTGGCTGGAGCCGCGCTTGTTGCGCGGTCAACGTCTTGAAAACACGCAAAATGCCCGGCCTGAAATTCGCAGCGCGCTGGATCGGGCGCAGCGCTTTTTGGGCCTAGCGACCCTGTTGACCGTGATACTCGCTGCCGTGGCGGTGGTTTTGGCGGCTCGGCGCTACATGCAGCGCCATCTTGATGCCTGCGCCGTCATGCGCTGCCTGGGCTTGACGCAACGGCGCCTGGTCGGCCTGCATTTCCTGATTTATTGCGGCCTGGCCATTCTGGCGGCGGCCTGCGGGTGTCTGCTTGGATTCCTTGCCCATTTTGCTTTGCTCCAGTCACTGTCCAGTTGGCTGGGCATCAGCCTGCCATTGCCGGGCTGGCTTCCGGTCTGGCAGGGATGCGCCGTTGCGGCTGTCCTGTTGTTCGGTTTTGCCTTGCCGCCGTTGATCCAACTGGGGCAGGTGCCCGTTTTGCGGGTCCTGCGCCGCGAACTGGGTGCGCCCAAGGCTTCCTTGCTGGGTGCTTATTTGTTCGGCCTGGCCTGGCTGGCGGCGCTGGTCGTTCTGGTCGCCGGCGATTGGCGCATGGGCGGTCTGGCTTTTGCCGGCTTTGCTTGTGCCTTCGGTGTTTTTTGGCTGATTGCCCGGCTGGCGGTGCGTGCTGCTGCGCCATTCCGACATGGCGGCGGATTTGGTTGGCGTCAGGGACTGGCCAATTTTTCACGGCATGGCACAGCGAGCAGTATCCAGATTGTTGCACTGGCGATCGGCTTGATGGCCATGCTGTTGTTGACGGTGACCCGGGTCGAATTGCTTGATGCTTGGCGCAAGGCAACGCCGCCGGATGCGCCGAATCGTTTCCTGATCAATATCCAGCCGCACCAACGCGATGCCTTGGCCCGTTTGCTGGCTGATGCCGGCATTCAGGCCGAACTGGCACCGATGGCGCGGGCCCGTTTGTTGCAAATCGGCGAGCGGCGCGTCAGTGCGGCCAGTTTTCCCGAGGATGAGCGGGCACAAAGACTGGTTGAGCGCGAGTTCAATTTGTCCTGGCGGCAAAGCCTGCCACCAGGGAACTCGCTCGCGGCCGGTCGCTGGTTTTCGACCGAAGAGTTGGGGCAGGGCGTCGCTTCGGTCGAGGCCGGCTTAGCCAAGACGCTGAGGATACAACTTGGTGACGATTTGCTGTTCAGCGTTGCCGGTGTCGAGAAAAAACTTCGGGTGGTCAATTTGCGCAAGCTCGACTGGGAGTCGATGCGGGTCAATTTTTTCGTTCTGACACCGCCGGGCATCATGGATGAAGTGGCGACAAGCTATATCACCAGTTTCCATTTGCCGCCCGGGAACAGCACTTTGAATGGCCAACTGCTGTCGCAATTTCCCAATATCACCTTGATCGATGTCAGTGCCCTGTTACGCCAGCTTGAAACGGTCATGTCCCAGGTGTCTGCGGCCATCCAGTTCATTTTTCTCTTTACCTTGGTGGCGGGTGGCGTAGTCCTGTATTCAGCCCTGTTCAGCGCCTTTGATGAACGTCGGCATGCCTTGGCGCTGATGCGTGCGCTCGGTGCGCAGCGCCGGCAATTGCGCCAGGCGATGATCGTCGAATTGGCCGCAACGGGCGCGTTGGCTGGTTTGATTGCAGCCCTGGGGGCCGAGTTGCTCGGTCAACTGATCGCCAGGCAGGTTTTTCAGATGGCGCTGGCGACCAATTTCACTTTGTTTTTTGGGGCGGCCCTGATCGGTGCGGCCTTGTCGACTTCAACGGGCTGGCTGGCCCTGCGCGCCTTGTTGGCGACGCCGCCTTTGCAGGTCTTGCGGAACGGGCTTTGA
- a CDS encoding OmpA family protein yields the protein MNKILVPMCLVSLLLAACTSERVVLLPSADGRPSAVVVRDAKGELLLNEPYAGTYRRGGSNDSYRSTPEEVQERFGAALAAQPIRPSSYLLYFQQGGNVLTPESQADFARVRQEIAERPAVEVMVIGHTDRVGSLQANDSLSAKRAEAVRGLLIEAGVPAEKLEAIGRGERDPLVATEDEVAEAKNRRVEISVR from the coding sequence ATGAATAAGATTCTTGTGCCGATGTGCCTGGTGAGCCTGCTGCTGGCGGCGTGCACCAGCGAGCGAGTGGTTTTGTTGCCGTCTGCCGATGGTCGTCCGAGTGCGGTGGTCGTGCGTGATGCCAAGGGTGAGTTGTTGCTCAATGAGCCTTATGCCGGGACTTATCGCCGGGGTGGAAGCAATGACAGCTATCGCTCGACACCTGAAGAGGTCCAGGAGCGCTTTGGGGCCGCACTGGCCGCCCAGCCGATCCGTCCGAGCAGCTACCTGCTTTATTTCCAGCAAGGCGGCAATGTCCTGACCCCCGAGTCGCAGGCTGATTTTGCCCGTGTCCGCCAGGAGATTGCCGAGCGTCCTGCGGTTGAGGTGATGGTCATCGGCCACACCGATCGCGTCGGCAGCCTGCAGGCCAATGACAGTCTGTCAGCTAAACGGGCGGAGGCTGTGCGCGGTTTGTTGATCGAGGCCGGCGTTCCTGCCGAGAAACTCGAAGCCATCGGGCGAGGCGAGCGTGATCCGCTGGTTGCAACGGAAGATGAAGTAGCCGAAGCCAAAAACCGGCGCGTTGAAATCAGCGTTCGCTGA
- the rimI gene encoding ribosomal protein S18-alanine N-acetyltransferase, whose protein sequence is MSEVMFSAEFFPMNERDLDSVAALEASLQAFPWSRANFADSLVAGHSVWVCRLGGDLVGFSVVMSVIDEAHLLTIGIDRRYQGQGYGGRMLRHAMETARLGGAGKLFLEVRPSNERAVALYRHFGFRQIGLRKGYYPAVDGREDALIFDKDLA, encoded by the coding sequence ATGAGCGAAGTGATGTTTTCTGCCGAATTCTTTCCGATGAATGAGCGCGATCTCGATAGCGTCGCTGCGCTTGAAGCATCGTTGCAGGCGTTCCCCTGGTCGCGGGCCAATTTTGCCGATTCGCTGGTGGCGGGGCATAGCGTCTGGGTATGTCGCCTGGGCGGCGATCTGGTTGGCTTCTCGGTCGTCATGTCGGTGATTGATGAAGCGCACTTGCTGACGATCGGCATTGACCGTCGTTACCAGGGGCAGGGTTACGGGGGGCGGATGCTTCGTCATGCGATGGAAACGGCTCGACTGGGCGGAGCGGGGAAACTGTTTTTGGAGGTTCGTCCATCGAATGAGCGTGCGGTTGCCTTGTACCGCCATTTCGGGTTTCGCCAGATCGGTTTGCGCAAGGGGTATTACCCGGCGGTCGATGGACGTGAGGATGCACTGATTTTTGACAAGGATCTGGCATGA
- the radA gene encoding DNA repair protein RadA, translating into MAKAKSIYSCTECGATSPKWQGQCPGCNAWNTLVESVAEKVTGHRFESLAPTARLQNLSEIEARETERIPTGISEFDRALGGGLVPGGVVLIGGDPGIGKSTLLLQALAHLAESNKVLYVTGEESGEQVALRARRLSLETRKLTLMAEINLERILSTLQAELPQVAVIDSIQTLWSDQLSSAPGSVAQVRECSAQLTRLAKQAGITIILVGHVTKDGALAGPRVLEHIVDTVLYFEGDTHSSFRLVRAVKNRFGAVNELGVFAMTDKGLKGVNNPSALFLSQHGQDVPGSCVMVTQEGTRPLLVEIQALVDTAHGNPRRLTVGLDAQRLAMLLAVLHRHAGVVCFDQDVFVNAVGGVKIAEPAADLAVILSITSSLKNKALPSKLIVFGEVGLAGEVRPAPRGQERLKEAAKLGFTRALIPEANRPKQAIPGMEVIAVRRVEEAVTRLRELD; encoded by the coding sequence GTGGCCAAGGCGAAGTCGATTTATAGCTGCACCGAATGCGGTGCCACGAGTCCGAAATGGCAAGGCCAGTGTCCCGGCTGTAACGCATGGAATACCCTGGTCGAGAGCGTGGCCGAGAAAGTGACCGGACATCGCTTCGAGTCACTGGCACCGACGGCCCGGTTGCAGAATCTTTCGGAGATCGAAGCACGCGAAACCGAACGTATTCCGACTGGAATCAGCGAATTCGACCGGGCGCTGGGCGGCGGTCTGGTACCGGGCGGCGTCGTGCTGATCGGTGGCGACCCCGGCATCGGCAAAAGCACCTTGCTGTTGCAGGCGCTGGCTCACCTGGCCGAATCGAACAAGGTGCTTTACGTCACCGGCGAGGAATCCGGCGAGCAGGTCGCCTTGCGCGCCCGGCGCCTGAGTCTCGAAACCCGGAAACTGACGTTGATGGCCGAGATCAATCTGGAGCGAATTCTGTCCACCCTGCAGGCCGAGCTACCCCAGGTGGCGGTGATCGATTCGATCCAGACCTTGTGGTCCGATCAATTGTCCAGTGCACCGGGGTCGGTTGCCCAGGTGCGCGAGTGTTCCGCACAGCTGACCCGGCTGGCCAAGCAGGCCGGCATCACGATTATTCTGGTCGGGCATGTCACCAAGGATGGGGCGCTGGCCGGGCCGCGCGTGCTCGAACACATCGTTGATACCGTGCTGTATTTTGAAGGCGATACGCATTCGAGTTTCCGCCTGGTCCGGGCTGTTAAGAACCGTTTTGGCGCGGTCAACGAACTCGGGGTCTTCGCCATGACCGACAAGGGATTGAAAGGGGTGAACAATCCCTCGGCCCTGTTCTTGTCGCAGCATGGTCAGGATGTACCCGGCTCCTGCGTGATGGTGACGCAGGAAGGAACGCGACCGTTGTTGGTTGAAATTCAGGCATTGGTCGATACTGCGCATGGCAATCCGCGTCGCCTGACTGTCGGGCTGGATGCGCAACGGCTGGCTATGTTGCTGGCGGTGCTGCATCGCCATGCCGGCGTGGTTTGCTTTGATCAGGATGTCTTCGTCAATGCGGTCGGTGGGGTCAAGATTGCCGAGCCAGCCGCTGATTTGGCGGTGATTTTGTCAATCACATCTTCCTTGAAAAACAAGGCATTGCCATCGAAACTTATTGTGTTTGGTGAGGTTGGTCTAGCGGGTGAGGTGCGCCCGGCTCCGCGTGGCCAGGAGCGTCTCAAGGAGGCTGCCAAGCTCGGCTTTACCCGTGCCTTGATTCCCGAAGCCAATCGTCCGAAACAGGCGATTCCCGGCATGGAAGTGATTGCCGTGCGCCGTGTTGAAGAGGCCGTGACGCGGCTGCGCGAGCTTGATTAA